The sequence TTCCTTCTTTCTCTAAAATTTCTCCCAATGTATTGGATAAATTTTCTTTTTCAAAAAGAACATCAATATTTTTATATATGGGATTATAACAAGTCATAGTTATATAATACAAATCCAATTTTCGTATTCCTGAAAAAGGAGTATTTTTTTCTTTTATATTATTAGTTAAAATTTCTGTTATTTGTCTTGATCGATCTGAACGAAAATTAAAACAAAAAACTACATCTTCTTTTTCTATTCTAGAAATAGGATGGCCAAAATTATCAACCACTATTATAGGCAACAAAAATTCATCAGTAATTCCTTTATTATAAGATTTTTCTATATGTTTTATTACATCACTAGTCTTACAATAAAAACCTTTTGAATGAACCATAGCATCATACGCAATTCTAATCCTATCCCATCGTTGATCTCTATCCATAGAATAATATCTTCCAACAATCGTTGATAATTCTCCCACATATTTTTTCATCATATCCAAAAGATTTTTTAAATAATAAACTCCTTTTTTTGGAGAAGTATCTCGTCCATCAGTAAATACATGTACAAAAACTTTCTTTATGTTTTTTTCATGAGCTATTCTAAGTAAATACAAAAGATGATTCATATGGGAATGAACTCCTCCATCCGATAATAATCCAATAAAATGAATCCTTTTTCCAGAATCAACAACATAATCAAAAACAGGTTTTATTTTTTCCTGAAAAAGTTTTCTATTAATAGATTCATTTATTTTTTCCAAACTTTGAATTACTTTTCGTCCAGATCCTAAATTAATATGACCAACTTCCGAATTTCCCATTTGTTTTTCTGGTAAACCTACATATGTTCCAGACGCACGAAGTTTACTATAAGGAAAAAATTTATAGCAATAATCCATAAACGGAGTTTTAGCAATTTCAATAGCAGAAGAATAAACAGAAAATTTTTCACAAGATAAACCCCATCCATCCAATATTATCAATACCAATTTTTTCATTTTTTTATAAAAGACATATTCTTTTATAAGAATTTATTTTTATTTCTCCTTTTGTAAATTTTTTTATGTATTCTTGAACAGTTATTCTTTGATCTTTTATAAATTTTTGATTTAAAAGAGTATTCTCTAATACAAATTTCTTAATTTTTCCTGAAATAATTTTTTTCTTCATTTCTTCTGGTTTTTTTACAATTTTTACTTGATGTTGAATAATTTCCAATTCCTTTTTCATTAAATATTCTGGAATTTCTTGTTCATTTAAAGCTATAGGATCCATAGCTGTAATATGCATAGCTATATCTTTCGCTACAGATTTATCAATTACAGAATTAAATCCAACCAAAGTTGCTATTTGATTATTATGAGTGTAATTGGTTACAAAAGGGGAATTAATTTTCTCAAATATTTTTAATTCAAGTTTTTCACCTACAACACTCATTTTTTCAAAAATCATTTCTTGAATACTTACTCCATGATGAAAACTAAATAAAAATTCTCTTTTTTTATCGTATAAAAATGATTTTCTGGATAATTCAAAAAGAAAGTCCAAAAAAATAGAACTTCTAGAAAGAAAATCCGTTTCACA comes from Blattabacterium sp. (Mastotermes darwiniensis) str. MADAR and encodes:
- the gpmI gene encoding 2,3-bisphosphoglycerate-independent phosphoglycerate mutase, producing MKKLVLIILDGWGLSCEKFSVYSSAIEIAKTPFMDYCYKFFPYSKLRASGTYVGLPEKQMGNSEVGHINLGSGRKVIQSLEKINESINRKLFQEKIKPVFDYVVDSGKRIHFIGLLSDGGVHSHMNHLLYLLRIAHEKNIKKVFVHVFTDGRDTSPKKGVYYLKNLLDMMKKYVGELSTIVGRYYSMDRDQRWDRIRIAYDAMVHSKGFYCKTSDVIKHIEKSYNKGITDEFLLPIIVVDNFGHPISRIEKEDVVFCFNFRSDRSRQITEILTNNIKEKNTPFSGIRKLDLYYITMTCYNPIYKNIDVLFEKENLSNTLGEILEKEGKKQIRIAETEKYPHVTFFFSGGRESNFNGETRILCESPKVSTYDLQPEMSARKIVNKIVPELRRKEVDFVCLNFANPDMVGHTGKMKETIKACEFVDHCTNICVIEAMKNLYTVVIVGDHGNADCMINTDGTPNTSHSNSLVPFILLSPRFKNRRNIFLRKEATLSDVAPTILQLMKLPKPNEMSGFSIIKKIKNG
- the tsf gene encoding translation elongation factor Ts, producing the protein MKISLIKRLRETTGVGIMDCKKALIRTNGNFEMAIDLLRKKGKKIAIRRSYIEGKEGAVTSSINLDSTCGTIIGLSCETDFLSRSSIFLDFLFELSRKSFLYDKKREFLFSFHHGVSIQEMIFEKMSVVGEKLELKIFEKINSPFVTNYTHNNQIATLVGFNSVIDKSVAKDIAMHITAMDPIALNEQEIPEYLMKKELEIIQHQVKIVKKPEEMKKKIISGKIKKFVLENTLLNQKFIKDQRITVQEYIKKFTKGEIKINSYKRICLL